One genomic region from Magallana gigas chromosome 3, xbMagGiga1.1, whole genome shotgun sequence encodes:
- the LOC105349223 gene encoding uncharacterized protein isoform X1: protein MKRKKLERKQEDRKQSGEGNHHAGQSSHMTPPRTRNVSRECTPNNLKRKVDCVIYTSNSKTRLSKSPQTNRYNSDKKKIPSDFEEALDSSSGINFRSGRRIHYTSSSKTPVDSNKLEVSKSVVSSSDEKCTPSKSYSPKTRASKEQKILPNCFNCSPDIVFKSGRQINHHISPKLKAKGTGIHQESKNAIATNKSPQIKKTPIKKQSPQILKKCSERLNPRIANSPETSPGIHFRSGRRIFYSPNRNSYSSTPIRSPRMSGTPSSSSNKQDTSSELLRLRREKTRGDKLTPKLKESTESSKGIIFRSGRRFYCSPSTNLGVDLNQESRGLITPKQPPLKKHTPLKSTEFKRSLQMSTSETPRASPVTRSCSKKLSISPAIPIKHERKSKTLKEEVGSDLDNTEKPKIKKRERFKRRLSEEEPFIRRKKLRSEVKNDELWEGFMPIRFKRLTPKKGGSHENDKSQKTKKGGTDGQDKDSSLSDGNQRRCFTDLYNEFLLKSESLAKYQQRTVRNNVKGSVSNDEVNKHQNIFKEVPKSSKSIIFTRNGQQKGVLDVQEILSKFKEECENEKKRKAQQHEKPSIPMLTDDDNDCVENKSGSLSNQTTLVDSSIITPKRSARLQEKRSSGRTPKSLSSQAVPSNQQESGSKLNRSARALLSDSTQLNSSSEITDDCGGGKKNHELKLTNVNEPATNKNKATAKLTKSEEREYHIAADVVLKNQQNKGTEQNKDIECQREIKTTPKSKTQTSQVTFSMATRRTPHRNKVKQGDERNQDKETSGICEDCDTGVTKEQGKLIRFIDKKKPNQDQDKKRHPDLISARESLEYDIQEDEDNKTKLEQSNDSQFIKLQTGARTQECMEETGDVQDHIINSSHSTEFSNNALTKTAKSPINISQNDVDTQITSLLECENECVKEGTKDNQRVQDNRNEIIMEKSSIDKQRTEIIGSFQLDIITDILQTIVNQVEESAKIREVKLAGKCRPTENREMPAHESLPEISEHTSQKCSVSSVRTEHHDQVQSSRTTLNSKTEEAEAKHEPLKIVVRKTDHGAQIIKQSPQLPRLQQTPERYAIDPKTTEKGLLKNSQDIAKINKKEDTALHKQTRSKTRSGEGEVACVLDNPDIELRPSRNKEKQHPRPMPASVSNDKTSTLFNSTASTPTRSSAADLALLQNQTIGKHASILWSSENRRHFQLTCQGRDSAGVEEMMRIAWEALGTKERLKYYQRAQSATRDENRHSTTKKKKGGKIAFSDQASKEDLSSDSQMKYFLQLKRSEQQLEIAKNLEYISETSKETYIRMMKVFKIESQKAKKKESKTTDMQGMYHKLLYQIILDARETVRHIERQKRDQERIAMREEFSEITRKLIVGEGVSFSKHIRSETLAELLLDLNDLETNSKVSVNGVPIVCSEYNAILDDLLDCEFEFADCSVLDDLPEANSQVSTEILSQMHQETLPDLEVTDEYLITMPTNSASNNICQKRMELISSDFDKITSQSFRESQLDNPSNCCELNSPSCFLNNWLVADQFRRLSQGCVRNEQILIDPKLLAPVLRPLKRRKPQERFLPRNNQAAKSQNSNNNFSDMYLQAVPTVYQYPYDLVTFSRSANVISSTVNNGGIRYIYTQGKSSDGSQLSH, encoded by the exons ATGAAAAGAAAGAAGTTAGAGCGCAAACAGGAAGACAGAAAACAGTCAGGAGAAGGAAATCATCATGCTGGACAAAGTAGCCATATGACACCCCCAAGGACGAGAAACGTGAGTAGAGAATGCACGCCGAATAATCTGAAAAGAAAGGTGGATTGTGTAATTTATACATCAAATTCAAAAACCAGGTTGAGTAAATCTCCGCAAACCAATAGGTACAACTCAGATAAGAAGAAAATACCCTCCGATTTCGAAGAAGCGCTTGATAGTTCGTCTGGTATAAACTTTAGATCAGGACGCCGAATTCATTACACTTCAAGCTCAAAAACCCCTGTTGATTCAAATAAACTTGAAGTATCCAAAAGTGTCGTTAGTTCATCAGATGAAAAGTGCACGCCGTCAAAATCATATTCGCCAAAAACAAGAGCTTCAAAGGAACAAAAAATACTGCCAAACTGCTTCAACTGTTCCCCCGATATTGTCTTTAAATCAGGACGTCAAATCAACCATCACATAAGCCCTAAATTAAAAGCCAAAGGTACGGGTATTCATCAAGAATCGAAAAATGCAATCGCCACAAACAAATCACCCCAAATAAAGAAAACTCCTATTAAAAAACAGTCTCCgcaaatactaaaaaaatgttCGGAACGACTAAATCCAAGAATCGCAAATTCCCCCGAAACTTCTCCGGGCATACACTTTAGATCAGGGCGTCGAATCTTTTACTCTCCCAATCGAAATAGTTATAGTTCAACCCCAATTAGATCTCCAAGAATGTCGGGAACACCGTCAAGTTCGTCAAACAAACAGGACACGTCGTCAGAATTACTTCGTTTAAGGAGAGAAAAAACAAGAGGAGATAAACTGACTCCGAAACTGAAAGAATCGACGGAGAGTTCCAAAGGCATAATATTCAGATCAGGACGCCGATTCTATTGTTCCCCTAGTACCAATTTAGGAGTTGATCTCAACCAAGAATCCAGAGGCCTAATCACACCAAAGCAACCGCCACTTAAAAAACATACGCCATTAAAATCTACAGAATTTAAGAGGAGCCTTCAAATGTCGACATCCGAAACTCCACGTGCAAGCCCAGTCACAAGGTCTTGTAGTAAAAAATTGTCCATAAGCCCCGCAATACCAATAAAGCATGAGCGGAAGTCAAAAACATTAAAGGAAGAGGTTGGTTCTGATCTTGACAATACTGAAAAACCAAAGataaaaaagagagaaagattTAAGAGGAGATTATCTGAAGAGGAACCATTTATAAGAAGAAAGAAACTGCGAAGCGAAGTTAAGAATGATGAACTATGGGAAGGATTTATGCCCATTCGTTTTAAACGTCTTACTCCAAAGAAAGGCGGTTCCCATGAAAATGACAAATCCCAAAAGACAAAGAAAGGCGGTACGGACGGACAAGACAAAGATTCCAGTCTAAGTGACGGAAATCAAAGAAGATGCTTCACTGATCTCTACAATGAATTCTTGTTGAAAAGTGAAAGTTTGGCAAAATACCAACAGAGAACTGTAAGGAATAACGTTAAAGGATCGGTATCCAATGACGAAGTAAATAAACATCAGAACATTTTCAAAGAAGTGCCAAAGTCGTCCAAATCAATAATCTTTACAAGAAATGGTCAACAGAAAGGAGTATTAGATGttcaagagattttatcaaaattcaaagAGGAATgcgaaaatgaaaagaaaaggaaagcacAGCAACATGAAAAACCCAGTATACCAATGCTTACGGATGATGATAACGATTGTGTTGAAAACAAAAGTGGCAGTTTATCAAACCAAACCACATTAGTGGATAGCTCTATCATCACCCCGAAGCGGAGTGCGAGGCTTCAAGAAAAACGATCTTCGGGAAGGACTCCTAAGTCTTTATCTAGCCAAGCTGTTCCCTCAAACCAACAAGAGTCTGGGTCTAAACTAAACAGATCAGCTAGAGCTTTGCTGTCTGATAGCACACAGTTAAATAGTTCTTCAGAAATTACAGATGATTGCGGTGGCGGAAAGAAAAATCACGAGCTGAAATTAACAAACGTTAATGAACCTgctacaaacaaaaacaaagctACAGCTAAGTTAACTAAAAGTGAGGAACGAGAGTACCATATCGCAGCTGATGTTGTTTTAAAGAATCAACAGAACAAAGGGACCGAGCAAAACAAAGATATTGAATGCCAAAGAGAAATAAAGACTACCCCAAAAAGCAAAACTCAGACAAGTCAAGTAACATTCAGTATGGCCACCAGAAGAACACCTCACCGCAACAAAGTCAAACAAGGTGATGAAAGAAATCAGGATAAAGAAACAAGTGGGATTTGTGAGGATTGTGATACAGGTGTAACAAAAGAACAAGGAAAATTAATCAGGTTTATTGACAAAAAGAAACCGAATCAAGACCAGGACAAGAAAAGACATCCTGACTTAATTTCTGCGAGGGAATCGTTAGAATATGACATTCAAGAAGATGAAGATAATAAAACAAAGCTAGAACAGTCAAACGACTCTCAGTTCATCAAACTACAAACAGGTGCCCGAACTCAGGAGTGTATGGAGGAGACTGGGGATGTTCAAGATCATATCATTAACTCGAGCCATTCAACAGAGTTCAGTAACAATGCACTTACAAAAACTGCTAAAAGCCCAATAAACATCAGTCAAAATGATGTAGACACTCAGATTACTTCCTTATTAGAGTGTGAAAATGAATGTGTGAAAGAAGGAACGAAAGACAACCAGAGAGTACAAGATAACAGAAATGAAATTATCATGGAAAAATCGAGTATTGATAAACAAAGAACGGAGATAATTGGTAGCTTTCAATTAGATATTATTACAGATATTTTGCAGACAATTGTAAATCAGGTAGAAGAATCTGCAAAAATTAGAGAGGTGAAACTTGCGGGAAAATGTAGACCAACAGAAAATCGCGAGATGCCTGCTCATGAATCACTGCCTGAAATATCGGAACATACCAGTCAGAAATGTTCGGTATCTAGTGTCAGAACAGAACACCATGACCAAGTACAGAGCAGTCGAACCACTTTAAACTCAAAGACTGAAGAAGCTGAGGCAAAACATGAACCACTCAAAATTGTGGTCAGGAAAACGGACCATGGCGCTCAGATAATCAAACAGTCTCCTCAACTCCCGCGCTTACAGCAAACCCCTGAACGATACGCAATTGACCCAAAAACCACAGAAAAAGGACTCTTGAAAAATTCACAAGATATCGCTAAGATAAATAAGAAGGAGGACACGGCTTTACATAAGCAGACTCGCAGCAAGACTCGTTCAGGGGAGGGGGAGGTAGCCTGTGTTCTAGATAACCCGGATATAGAGCTAAGACCGTCCCGcaacaaagaaaaacaacacCCCAGGCCAATGCCAGCTAGTGTGTCAAATGACAAAACTAGCACACTTTTTAA TTCAACGGCATCGACTCCGACAAGAAGTTCGGCTGCAGACCTCGCTTTACTTCAGAATCAGACAATAGGAAAACATGCCAGTATTCTTTGGTCTAG TGAGAACCGGCGACACTTTCAACTGACCTGCCAGGGTCGCGATTCTGCGGGGGTGGAGGAGATGATGCGGATAGCGTGGGAGGCTCTTGGAACCAAAGAGAGGCTGAAGTACTACCAAAGAGCGCAAAGCGCCACCAGGGATGAAAATCGTCATTCTACgaccaaaaagaaaaaag GAGGTAAAATCGCTTTTTCAGACCAAGCAAGCAAAGAAGACTTAAGTTCTGATTCCCAGATGAAGTATTTTCTTCAACTAAAGAGATCTGAACAACAATTGGAGATTGCCAAGAATTTAGAATACATATCTGAAACGTCAAAAGAAACGTATATCAGAATGATGAAGGTATTCAAAATAGAATCTCAGAAAGCAAAGAAGAAGGAATCCAAAACGACAGACATGCAAGGGATGTACCATAAGCTCCTTTATCAAATAATTCTCGACGCAAGGGAAACCGTTCGTCACATAGAACGTCAGAAGCGCGATCAAGAGAGGATAGCAATGCGGGAGGAATTCAGCGAAATCACCCGGAAGTTGATTGTTGGAGAAGGTGTCAGTTTCTCGAAGCACATTCGCTCGGAAACCCTTGCCGAACTTCTGCTAGATCTCAACGACCTGGAAACGAACAGCAAAGTGTCAGTCAATGGTGTGCCCATCGTGTGCAGCGAATACAACGCCATTTTGGATGATTTGCTCGATTGTGAATTCGAGTTCGCTGACTGTTCAGTCCTTGATGATCTTCCAGAAGCAAATTCACAGGTTTCTACGGAAATTCTTTCTCAG atgcATCAAGAAACGTTACCAGATTTAGAGGTCACAGATGAGTATCTCATTACCATGCCTACCAATTCAGCAAGCAATAACATTTGTCAAAAGAGAAtggaattgatttcatcagatTTTGACAAAATCACATCTCAGTCTTTTAGAGAATCTCAGCTAGACAATCCTTCGAACTGTTGCGAACTGAACTCGCCTTCCTGTTTTCTCAATAACTGGTTGGTAGCGGACCAGTTTCGACGTTTGTCTCAAGGCTGTGTACGTAACGAACAGATTCTCATAGACCCAAAACTTTTGGCGCCAGTTCTTAGACCATTAAAACGAAGAAAACCTCAAGAAAGGTTTCTACCCCGTAACAATCAGGCGGCCAAAAGTCAGAACTCAAACAACAACTTCTCAGATATGTACTTGCAAGCTGTTCCCACTGTCTATCAATATCCCTATGATTTGGTAACCTTTTCTCGATCCGCCAATGTGATTTCTTCCACAGTTAACAATGGTGGTATCAGATACATCTATACTCAAGGAAAGAGCAGCGACGGCAGTCAATTGTCTCATTGA
- the LOC105349223 gene encoding uncharacterized protein isoform X4 has protein sequence MSGTPSSSSNKQDTSSELLRLRREKTRGDKLTPKLKESTESSKGIIFRSGRRFYCSPSTNLGVDLNQESRGLITPKQPPLKKHTPLKSTEFKRSLQMSTSETPRASPVTRSCSKKLSISPAIPIKHERKSKTLKEEVGSDLDNTEKPKIKKRERFKRRLSEEEPFIRRKKLRSEVKNDELWEGFMPIRFKRLTPKKGGSHENDKSQKTKKGGTDGQDKDSSLSDGNQRRCFTDLYNEFLLKSESLAKYQQRTVRNNVKGSVSNDEVNKHQNIFKEVPKSSKSIIFTRNGQQKGVLDVQEILSKFKEECENEKKRKAQQHEKPSIPMLTDDDNDCVENKSGSLSNQTTLVDSSIITPKRSARLQEKRSSGRTPKSLSSQAVPSNQQESGSKLNRSARALLSDSTQLNSSSEITDDCGGGKKNHELKLTNVNEPATNKNKATAKLTKSEEREYHIAADVVLKNQQNKGTEQNKDIECQREIKTTPKSKTQTSQVTFSMATRRTPHRNKVKQGDERNQDKETSGICEDCDTGVTKEQGKLIRFIDKKKPNQDQDKKRHPDLISARESLEYDIQEDEDNKTKLEQSNDSQFIKLQTGARTQECMEETGDVQDHIINSSHSTEFSNNALTKTAKSPINISQNDVDTQITSLLECENECVKEGTKDNQRVQDNRNEIIMEKSSIDKQRTEIIGSFQLDIITDILQTIVNQVEESAKIREVKLAGKCRPTENREMPAHESLPEISEHTSQKCSVSSVRTEHHDQVQSSRTTLNSKTEEAEAKHEPLKIVVRKTDHGAQIIKQSPQLPRLQQTPERYAIDPKTTEKGLLKNSQDIAKINKKEDTALHKQTRSKTRSGEGEVACVLDNPDIELRPSRNKEKQHPRPMPASVSNDKTSTLFNSTASTPTRSSAADLALLQNQTIGKHASILWSSENRRHFQLTCQGRDSAGVEEMMRIAWEALGTKERLKYYQRAQSATRDENRHSTTKKKKGGKIAFSDQASKEDLSSDSQMKYFLQLKRSEQQLEIAKNLEYISETSKETYIRMMKVFKIESQKAKKKESKTTDMQGMYHKLLYQIILDARETVRHIERQKRDQERIAMREEFSEITRKLIVGEGVSFSKHIRSETLAELLLDLNDLETNSKVSVNGVPIVCSEYNAILDDLLDCEFEFADCSVLDDLPEANSQVSTEILSQMHQETLPDLEVTDEYLITMPTNSASNNICQKRMELISSDFDKITSQSFRESQLDNPSNCCELNSPSCFLNNWLVADQFRRLSQGCVRNEQILIDPKLLAPVLRPLKRRKPQERFLPRNNQAAKSQNSNNNFSDMYLQAVPTVYQYPYDLVTFSRSANVISSTVNNGGIRYIYTQGKSSDGSQLSH, from the exons ATGTCGGGAACACCGTCAAGTTCGTCAAACAAACAGGACACGTCGTCAGAATTACTTCGTTTAAGGAGAGAAAAAACAAGAGGAGATAAACTGACTCCGAAACTGAAAGAATCGACGGAGAGTTCCAAAGGCATAATATTCAGATCAGGACGCCGATTCTATTGTTCCCCTAGTACCAATTTAGGAGTTGATCTCAACCAAGAATCCAGAGGCCTAATCACACCAAAGCAACCGCCACTTAAAAAACATACGCCATTAAAATCTACAGAATTTAAGAGGAGCCTTCAAATGTCGACATCCGAAACTCCACGTGCAAGCCCAGTCACAAGGTCTTGTAGTAAAAAATTGTCCATAAGCCCCGCAATACCAATAAAGCATGAGCGGAAGTCAAAAACATTAAAGGAAGAGGTTGGTTCTGATCTTGACAATACTGAAAAACCAAAGataaaaaagagagaaagattTAAGAGGAGATTATCTGAAGAGGAACCATTTATAAGAAGAAAGAAACTGCGAAGCGAAGTTAAGAATGATGAACTATGGGAAGGATTTATGCCCATTCGTTTTAAACGTCTTACTCCAAAGAAAGGCGGTTCCCATGAAAATGACAAATCCCAAAAGACAAAGAAAGGCGGTACGGACGGACAAGACAAAGATTCCAGTCTAAGTGACGGAAATCAAAGAAGATGCTTCACTGATCTCTACAATGAATTCTTGTTGAAAAGTGAAAGTTTGGCAAAATACCAACAGAGAACTGTAAGGAATAACGTTAAAGGATCGGTATCCAATGACGAAGTAAATAAACATCAGAACATTTTCAAAGAAGTGCCAAAGTCGTCCAAATCAATAATCTTTACAAGAAATGGTCAACAGAAAGGAGTATTAGATGttcaagagattttatcaaaattcaaagAGGAATgcgaaaatgaaaagaaaaggaaagcacAGCAACATGAAAAACCCAGTATACCAATGCTTACGGATGATGATAACGATTGTGTTGAAAACAAAAGTGGCAGTTTATCAAACCAAACCACATTAGTGGATAGCTCTATCATCACCCCGAAGCGGAGTGCGAGGCTTCAAGAAAAACGATCTTCGGGAAGGACTCCTAAGTCTTTATCTAGCCAAGCTGTTCCCTCAAACCAACAAGAGTCTGGGTCTAAACTAAACAGATCAGCTAGAGCTTTGCTGTCTGATAGCACACAGTTAAATAGTTCTTCAGAAATTACAGATGATTGCGGTGGCGGAAAGAAAAATCACGAGCTGAAATTAACAAACGTTAATGAACCTgctacaaacaaaaacaaagctACAGCTAAGTTAACTAAAAGTGAGGAACGAGAGTACCATATCGCAGCTGATGTTGTTTTAAAGAATCAACAGAACAAAGGGACCGAGCAAAACAAAGATATTGAATGCCAAAGAGAAATAAAGACTACCCCAAAAAGCAAAACTCAGACAAGTCAAGTAACATTCAGTATGGCCACCAGAAGAACACCTCACCGCAACAAAGTCAAACAAGGTGATGAAAGAAATCAGGATAAAGAAACAAGTGGGATTTGTGAGGATTGTGATACAGGTGTAACAAAAGAACAAGGAAAATTAATCAGGTTTATTGACAAAAAGAAACCGAATCAAGACCAGGACAAGAAAAGACATCCTGACTTAATTTCTGCGAGGGAATCGTTAGAATATGACATTCAAGAAGATGAAGATAATAAAACAAAGCTAGAACAGTCAAACGACTCTCAGTTCATCAAACTACAAACAGGTGCCCGAACTCAGGAGTGTATGGAGGAGACTGGGGATGTTCAAGATCATATCATTAACTCGAGCCATTCAACAGAGTTCAGTAACAATGCACTTACAAAAACTGCTAAAAGCCCAATAAACATCAGTCAAAATGATGTAGACACTCAGATTACTTCCTTATTAGAGTGTGAAAATGAATGTGTGAAAGAAGGAACGAAAGACAACCAGAGAGTACAAGATAACAGAAATGAAATTATCATGGAAAAATCGAGTATTGATAAACAAAGAACGGAGATAATTGGTAGCTTTCAATTAGATATTATTACAGATATTTTGCAGACAATTGTAAATCAGGTAGAAGAATCTGCAAAAATTAGAGAGGTGAAACTTGCGGGAAAATGTAGACCAACAGAAAATCGCGAGATGCCTGCTCATGAATCACTGCCTGAAATATCGGAACATACCAGTCAGAAATGTTCGGTATCTAGTGTCAGAACAGAACACCATGACCAAGTACAGAGCAGTCGAACCACTTTAAACTCAAAGACTGAAGAAGCTGAGGCAAAACATGAACCACTCAAAATTGTGGTCAGGAAAACGGACCATGGCGCTCAGATAATCAAACAGTCTCCTCAACTCCCGCGCTTACAGCAAACCCCTGAACGATACGCAATTGACCCAAAAACCACAGAAAAAGGACTCTTGAAAAATTCACAAGATATCGCTAAGATAAATAAGAAGGAGGACACGGCTTTACATAAGCAGACTCGCAGCAAGACTCGTTCAGGGGAGGGGGAGGTAGCCTGTGTTCTAGATAACCCGGATATAGAGCTAAGACCGTCCCGcaacaaagaaaaacaacacCCCAGGCCAATGCCAGCTAGTGTGTCAAATGACAAAACTAGCACACTTTTTAA TTCAACGGCATCGACTCCGACAAGAAGTTCGGCTGCAGACCTCGCTTTACTTCAGAATCAGACAATAGGAAAACATGCCAGTATTCTTTGGTCTAG TGAGAACCGGCGACACTTTCAACTGACCTGCCAGGGTCGCGATTCTGCGGGGGTGGAGGAGATGATGCGGATAGCGTGGGAGGCTCTTGGAACCAAAGAGAGGCTGAAGTACTACCAAAGAGCGCAAAGCGCCACCAGGGATGAAAATCGTCATTCTACgaccaaaaagaaaaaag GAGGTAAAATCGCTTTTTCAGACCAAGCAAGCAAAGAAGACTTAAGTTCTGATTCCCAGATGAAGTATTTTCTTCAACTAAAGAGATCTGAACAACAATTGGAGATTGCCAAGAATTTAGAATACATATCTGAAACGTCAAAAGAAACGTATATCAGAATGATGAAGGTATTCAAAATAGAATCTCAGAAAGCAAAGAAGAAGGAATCCAAAACGACAGACATGCAAGGGATGTACCATAAGCTCCTTTATCAAATAATTCTCGACGCAAGGGAAACCGTTCGTCACATAGAACGTCAGAAGCGCGATCAAGAGAGGATAGCAATGCGGGAGGAATTCAGCGAAATCACCCGGAAGTTGATTGTTGGAGAAGGTGTCAGTTTCTCGAAGCACATTCGCTCGGAAACCCTTGCCGAACTTCTGCTAGATCTCAACGACCTGGAAACGAACAGCAAAGTGTCAGTCAATGGTGTGCCCATCGTGTGCAGCGAATACAACGCCATTTTGGATGATTTGCTCGATTGTGAATTCGAGTTCGCTGACTGTTCAGTCCTTGATGATCTTCCAGAAGCAAATTCACAGGTTTCTACGGAAATTCTTTCTCAG atgcATCAAGAAACGTTACCAGATTTAGAGGTCACAGATGAGTATCTCATTACCATGCCTACCAATTCAGCAAGCAATAACATTTGTCAAAAGAGAAtggaattgatttcatcagatTTTGACAAAATCACATCTCAGTCTTTTAGAGAATCTCAGCTAGACAATCCTTCGAACTGTTGCGAACTGAACTCGCCTTCCTGTTTTCTCAATAACTGGTTGGTAGCGGACCAGTTTCGACGTTTGTCTCAAGGCTGTGTACGTAACGAACAGATTCTCATAGACCCAAAACTTTTGGCGCCAGTTCTTAGACCATTAAAACGAAGAAAACCTCAAGAAAGGTTTCTACCCCGTAACAATCAGGCGGCCAAAAGTCAGAACTCAAACAACAACTTCTCAGATATGTACTTGCAAGCTGTTCCCACTGTCTATCAATATCCCTATGATTTGGTAACCTTTTCTCGATCCGCCAATGTGATTTCTTCCACAGTTAACAATGGTGGTATCAGATACATCTATACTCAAGGAAAGAGCAGCGACGGCAGTCAATTGTCTCATTGA